A stretch of Bos taurus isolate L1 Dominette 01449 registration number 42190680 breed Hereford chromosome 5, ARS-UCD2.0, whole genome shotgun sequence DNA encodes these proteins:
- the PANX2 gene encoding pannexin-2 yields MHHLLEPSTDMATALLAGEKLRELILPGAQDDKAGALAALLLQLKLELPFDRVVTIGTVLVPILLVTLVFTKNFAEEPIYCYTPHNFTRDQALYARGYCWTELRDALPGVDASLWPSLFEHKLLPYSLLAFAAIMYVPALGWEFLASTRLTSELNFLLQEIDNCYHRAAEGRAPKIEKQIQSKGPGITERERREIIENAEKEKSPEQNLFEKYLERRGRSNFLAKLYLARHLLILLLSVAPISYLCTYYATQKQNEFTCALGAAPGGGPAVRVTCKLPSVQLQRIVAGVDVVLLCAMNLVILVNLTHLFIFRKSNFVFDKLHKVGIKTRRQWRRSQFCDINILAMFCNENRDHIKSLNRLDFITNESDLMYDNVVRQLLAALAQSNHDATPTVRDAGVQTVDPSANPAEPDGEAEPPVVKRPRKKMKWIPSSNPLPQPFKEPLAIMRVENSKAEKPKPVRRKTATDTLIAPLLDAGARAAHHYKGGGGDAGPAADKKHARHFSLDVHPYILGTKKAKAEALPAALPASRSQEGGFLSQADECALGLTAAPAADAPLPEEEALYSAEPARGVLPPGGPFHVCSPPAAPATAPLSPASLGKPDPLAILSRNATHPLLHISTLYEAREEEDGAPRAPQDVGSLITIPPPQQILIATFDEPRTVVSTVEF; encoded by the exons ATGCACCACCTCCTGGAGCCGTCCACGGACATGGCGACGGCGCTGCTGGCCGGGGAGAAGCTGCGCGAGCTGATCCTGCCCGGCGCGCAGGACGACAAGGCGGGCGCGCTGGCCGCGCTGCTGCTGCAGCTCAAGCTGGAGCTGCCGTTTGACCGCGTGGTCACCATCGGCACCGTGCTCGTCCCCATCCTGCTGGTCACCCTGGTCTTCACCAAGAACTTCGCAG AGGAGCCCATTTACTGCTACACGCCGCACAACTTCACCCGCGACCAGGCGCTGTATGCCCGCGGCTACTGCTGGACGGAGCTGCGGGACGCACTGCCCGGCGTGGACGCCAGCCTGTGGCCGTCGCTGTTCGAGCACAAGCTGCTGCCCTACTCGCTGCTGGCCTTCGCGGCGATCATGTACGTGCCTGCGCTGGGCTGGGAGTTCCTGGCGTCCACGCGCCTCACCTCCGAGCTCAACTTCCTGCTGCAGGAAATCGACAACTGCTACCACCGGGCGGCCGAGGGCCGCGCGCCCAAGATCGAGAAGCAGATCCAGTCCAAGGGCCCGGGCATCACGGAGCGCGAGCGGCGCGAGATCATCGAGAACGCGGAGAAGGAGAAGAGCCCCGAGCAGAACCTGTTCGAGAAGTACCTGGAGCGCCGCGGCCGCAGCAACTTCCTGGCCAAGCTCTACCTGGCGCGGCACCTGCTCATCCTGCTGCTCAGCGTGGCGCCCATCTCCTACCTGTGCACCTACTACGCCACCCAGAAGCAGAACGAGTTCACCTGTGCGCTGGGCGCCGCCCCGGGGGGCGGCCCGGCCGTGCGCGTCACCTGCAAGCTGCCGTCGGTGCAGCTGCAGCGCATCGTGGCGGGAGTGGACGTGGTGCTCCTCTGCGCCATGAACCTCGTCATCCTGGTCAACCTCACGCACCTCTTCATCTTCCGCAAGAGCAACTTCGTCTTCGACAAGCTGCACAAGGTGGGCATCAAGACGCGCCGGCAGTGGCGCCGCTCCCAGTTCTGCGACATCAACATCCTGGCCATGTTCTGCAACGAGAACCGGGACCACATCAAGTCGCTCAACCGGCTGGACTTCATCACCAACGAGAGCGACCTCATGTACGACAACGTGGTGCGGCAGCTGCTGGCGGCGCTGGCGCAGTCCAACCACGACGCCACGCCCACCGTGCGCGACGCGGGCGTGCAGACCGTGGACCCCAGCGCCAACCCCGCCGAGCCCGACGGCGAGGCCGAGCCGCCCGTGGTCAAGCGGCCCCGCAAGAAGATGAAGTGGATTCCCAGCAGCAACCCGCTGCCCCAGCCCTTCAAGGAGCCACTGGCCATCATGCGCGTGGAGAACAGCAAGGCCGAGAAGCCCAAGCCCGTGCGCCGCAAGACGGCCACGGACACTCTGATCGCCCCGCTGCTGGACGCAGGCGCGCGCGCCGCGCACCACTACAAGGGCGGCGGGGGCGACGCGGGGCCCGCGGCCGACAAGAAGCATGCCCGCCACTTCTCCCTGGACGTGCACCCCTACATCCTGGGCACCAAGAAGGCCAAGGCCGAGGCCCTGCCCGCTGCACTGCCGGCCTCCCGGAGTCAGGAAGGCGGCTTCCTGTCCCAGGCGGACGAGTGCGCCCTGGGCCTGACAGCGGCGCCCGCGGCAG ATGCCCCGCTCCCGGAGGAAGAGGCCCTGTACTCGGCAGAGCCAGCTCGGGGCGTGCTGCCCCCCGGGGGCCCGTTTCACGTCTGCTCGCCCCCCGCCGCCCCTGCCACCGCCCCTCTGTCGCCAGCCAGCCTGGGCAAGCCTGACCCCCTTGCCATCCTGAGCCGCAACGCCACCCACCCGCTGCTGCACATCAGCACCCTGTACGAGGCCCGGGAGGAGGAGGACGGGGCCCCCAGAGCCCCCCAGGATGTGGGCAGCCTCATCACCATCCCTCCGCCGCAGCAGATCCTCATTGCCACCTTCGACGAGCCAAGGACAGTAGTGAGTACCGTGGAGTTCTGA